A single window of Rubripirellula lacrimiformis DNA harbors:
- a CDS encoding ketoacyl-ACP synthase III, which translates to MPYAQIGKIAVHLPERVETNAMLAEEYPRWDLPLIEEKTGIRQRHIAAPDETASDLAVAAAEKLFDSGAIDRNDVDFLLLCTQTPDYPLPTTSCLIQDRLGLPTRCGAIDFNLGCSGFVYGLAVADGLIQSRAAKNILLLTAETYSKYIDQDDRSLRTIFGDAAAATLITPGETPSLWGFQFGSDGSGGDMLMVGDGGARPASDAIKPRHRKRWKSRLYMDGPSLINFTVDAIPRLIDEILEENGLSDAGIDKYLMHQATWKMLDQLRSRMNVSDDRLPIDMVDVGNTVSCTLPILIDQLRSKGELKSGQTNMLVGFGVGLSWAGCLWKEA; encoded by the coding sequence GTGCCGTACGCCCAAATCGGAAAGATCGCCGTTCATTTGCCCGAGCGAGTGGAAACCAACGCCATGCTGGCCGAGGAATACCCGCGCTGGGACCTGCCGCTGATCGAAGAAAAGACAGGCATCCGCCAGCGTCATATCGCGGCCCCGGATGAAACGGCAAGCGACCTGGCTGTGGCAGCCGCTGAAAAACTGTTCGACTCCGGTGCAATCGACCGTAACGACGTCGATTTTTTGCTGCTGTGCACCCAGACGCCCGACTATCCGCTGCCGACCACAAGCTGTTTGATCCAGGACCGACTAGGCCTGCCGACCCGCTGCGGTGCGATCGACTTTAACCTTGGCTGCAGCGGATTTGTGTATGGGTTGGCGGTTGCCGACGGCCTGATCCAAAGCCGTGCTGCCAAAAACATCCTGCTGCTGACCGCCGAAACGTATTCCAAATACATCGACCAGGATGACCGCAGCCTACGGACGATCTTTGGTGACGCCGCGGCCGCAACATTGATCACCCCCGGCGAAACGCCGTCGCTTTGGGGATTCCAATTCGGCAGCGACGGTAGCGGCGGTGACATGTTGATGGTGGGTGATGGTGGAGCACGACCAGCATCCGATGCGATCAAACCACGGCACCGAAAACGCTGGAAGAGCCGCCTGTATATGGATGGCCCCAGCCTGATCAATTTCACGGTCGACGCGATCCCAAGGTTGATCGACGAAATCTTAGAGGAAAACGGCCTGTCGGACGCCGGCATCGACAAATACTTGATGCACCAAGCGACCTGGAAAATGTTGGACCAGCTTCGCAGTCGGATGAACGTGTCCGACGATCGACTGCCAATCGACATGGTGGACGTAGGCAATACAGTGTCCTGCACGCTGCCAATCCTGATTGACCAATTACGCAGCAAAGGCGAATTGAAGTCGGGCCAAACCAACATGCTGGTCGGATTTGGCGTCGGTCTTTCGTGGGCTGGATGCCTGTGGAAAGAAGCCTAG
- a CDS encoding YqgE/AlgH family protein, protein MATNLSGRLLIASPYLSDGNFLRSVVFVIRHDVEGAFGLTINRPTERRFRDLVELSPAEGNPRCDDEIYRGGPVEGPLLALHDLAGVGEPCGPYDAAGKPLSPGQTYSEASKFTLHEFPAEPWGSMSIELGNPPAWITGDDDHLRILLRRPDARVRYVAHYSGWGPGQLDEELRVGGWLAGDADPDIIFGDPDLCWEKAVRQCGHDILTEIAPGVRFGDPDLN, encoded by the coding sequence ATGGCCACGAATCTTTCCGGCCGGCTACTGATCGCTTCACCATATTTAAGCGACGGAAATTTCCTGAGGTCGGTCGTCTTTGTGATCCGCCATGATGTCGAAGGCGCCTTTGGTTTGACGATCAACCGCCCGACCGAACGACGCTTCCGAGACTTGGTGGAACTGTCCCCCGCGGAGGGCAATCCCCGCTGCGACGACGAGATTTACCGCGGCGGACCAGTCGAAGGACCGCTGCTGGCACTGCACGATCTGGCGGGCGTCGGCGAACCGTGCGGCCCCTACGATGCCGCCGGAAAACCGCTCAGCCCCGGGCAAACCTACAGCGAAGCGTCCAAGTTCACCCTGCACGAATTCCCTGCTGAACCGTGGGGATCGATGTCGATCGAACTGGGCAACCCACCGGCCTGGATCACCGGCGATGACGACCATCTGCGGATTCTGCTGCGACGGCCCGACGCCAGAGTCCGGTACGTGGCTCATTACAGCGGTTGGGGCCCCGGCCAACTGGACGAAGAACTGCGAGTGGGCGGATGGCTAGCAGGCGATGCGGATCCCGATATCATTTTCGGAGACCCTGATCTGTGTTGGGAAAAAGCGGTCCGACAGTGCGGACACGATATCCTGACGGAAATCGCACCCGGTGTACGCTTCGGTGACCCTGACCTGAACTGA